The Aedes aegypti strain LVP_AGWG chromosome 1, AaegL5.0 Primary Assembly, whole genome shotgun sequence sequence CTTGGAAACCCAGGCTTTCTAGTGAATCCACGGATCACTGAAGCCTCGAGTCCGTCACCATACTCGAGGGGCGCACGGGACAGGCAGGAGGTCCACGAGAGGCTGCAGCCGAAGAAGAATAGAGAAGGAAGCATCGTCACCCCTGGCCAGAAGAGAAGGAGACGTCTGAGCGGTCGGTGAAGGAGCAACGGTGAAGGAGGAGAGGAGAAGGTGATGCGGTGCGCGGGGCCCGAAGAAGTGAAGAAGACGGAAGGTAGGAGTAGTTATAAGAAAGTGGGAGGCGTCGTCCGGTGTTGAGGACGGACGCAAGGATAGAGAAGGGAAGGTCAGGAGTAGAACAGGAAGTAGGACGTCAAGGAAGTGGAAATATAAGTGTGCACATAGACCACGAAATAGAGGGAGTTTTACTAGAGCCGATCTGTAAGTGTTTTCTTTCGCGGAGTGTCACGAGCGTAGCGCCGACCCTGAGGCTTGGAGACGGGGGTCTCATCTAGGCTGGGAGTAACACGGCCTGCAAGTGACAAtgtttcatcagaaacatgccaattttttattttgtcagaaATAGATGGACTACATAAAGTCAAATCCAACACTTCCTGTCGAATGGAGTTTGAAAATGTAGGCTTGTCGCCAACATTGCATATATTgatgtttttggaggaaagaaactgTAAAAGATACTCACCTCTGGTGTTGATATCTGTACTTCCCCATACGGTGTGATGCACGTTCGCGTCGCAACCAATGACgaacgggatgttgtggataCGGCTGTAATGGACAATCGCAGCTATCTCTGGTGGAGGAATATTCTCCGCATCGCCAGGAAAATACGCTGAAAACATGAGGATCTCAGATTTTTCCCTAGCGGTGGGCACCTCCATCCTGACTGCCACGATGTCctttttaatgaattctgtaATAGGAAAACATTTAGTGTTATTGCGTATTAAGATAGCCGCTATTGGAGATAGCTGCCTATCATCATATACCAACTTACAtgagtttagttgaatacctaGTATCCTGGTTTTATTGACCCACGGCTCCTGAATAAGCGCCACCGtcaatttttcttttgtgaatctccgACAGAGTACATCTGTTGCACACTGTGCGTGGTGGAGATTCACTTGAACTGCCTTAAGCGCCATATTTAGGAGTTCCGCTTTTATCCAGGCGAGCATCGCCCTTCTTTGGATGTTGCGGATCGTCACGGTTTTGTTTCGGGTTAGGTTTCAGAACTTTGTTTTTCCCACCCATCACATCCAGGCCTGCGAGTTTCGCCCCTGTGGTCAAGACTTCACTCATTTCTTTTCCACTGCTAGTTTTAGATACCTTTGGGTTGTACCACTTGAGCTGGGAATTGAAGCTGAGCTCGGAACTTTTCCTTTAGGAGCGGACACGCTAGCCTTCATGGTGGTCTTTGGGCGAGAAATTGCGTTCCTTTTACCACTGTTTGAATCAGGGGCTTCCTCAGAATTTTCTTGGGCCAGCTCCTTATTCGGCTTGTGGTTGGAAACGGAGGGTGTCCTCTTAATTTTCCTCAACTGGATTTCTCCAAATCGGTAGTTGAGGATGAACTTGGATTTCGACAGCATGTCCATTGACGATCCATCTACCGTAATCCATTCGACATGGATGTCATTGAGGATGACCTTTTCACGATACGCCAATTCGTTGTTTTCAACCCGTTCTGGCTCTCTATGAGAGCCTTAATGCGTTCGTCCGCGAAGGTTGAGCTTTGAGGGAAGAATGCTCGAAGAAGCTCTTGGCGGGGAATGTCTTCCTCGTTCAGTGCAACCAACTCAGCACCTTCCCACTAGTTATTGAAGGTGTTATTTCTTTCACCCACTCAGCTGTCTCTTGATCCTTGCAAATTAGAACCATGTAGCGAGATTTGTAGACAAGGTTACAGAATTTGGGTTTCAGTGGCTCATCACGCTGTTGTTCCACTTTAAGCAACAGAGCATACTGTAGATCGTCTAGTTGAGCCGTCGTGAGCTGGGCGGTTGGAAAGTCTTTGGGTATTATCCCGACCTTCACACGCTTGGTCATATCGCTGTAGCTCTGACCAGTGGCTTGTCGTTTGAACCCACCTTTTGTGGCACTGAGCTTGAGGATTTTTCAGCGCGCTCTCGGGGATCTAACTGGTGTTTCATCTTCTTCGGCTTTGAATCCTCTTCAACCGTAGCAGGTTTATCAAGGTCGTTTCTCGTTCGCTTAGAAGAAGCAAGCACAGTACCCTCTTTTGCCAGGATTTTGGATAAAGCCTCGTTTCGGCTTAGTCCGCTTTCCCGGAGAGCTTTGAGCTGCTTCCTTTGTGAGCGCGTTAGGTTTTTTCTGGGTTACATTGCCTTCAGCCTCCTCACCATCCATAGGATCGTCCATTTTGGGTCCTTTTTTGGATGGTGCAGGTTTAGGGGTGTTGATAACGACCTTGATTCCATCATCCTTGTCGTCGTCCGTGTTCACCGATTCAATCGACGAGGGATACCAGGATCTCTGAATGTCCCGCGCTGGACTTGCCCGGTGCGTTGGGTTTCTGGGACGGAGTAAATTCCATCTCCTCTTGTGAACTGCACAGTAGCTGGTCTTCTGTAAGCCCAAGCTGGCTTAGTGAGTTCTCCACTTCCATCTTTTCCCACTGTGTGAGGCAGTCGTCacctttgattggtttgctaACACTGGTATTCATTTTGTTGGTCCCACGAGTCGCTAGGGAAATAAAGGTCAACTGCATCATTACCCTGCCATAATGCAGCAAGAGCTTCATACTGAAGAGTTCGCCCTGGTGCTCTTCAGGCTCCGTGTGTGATTGAGCATTTATGaaaccccctcaaccattcttccatcggcacgggtcgcatcacaccttggcaTTGGGGTTCATTGTGAGGGGCCGAGATTCGTACGTCTACGATTTCGAGACTAaacggatttcggtcccccacTGTATCCATTTTCTTTACATGATGGCCATGGATAACAACCATCAcaaccatcacaaccatccacacTTATCCGGGCTTTGGACCGgactctggttctcaatagtttcatgtTCATACGGACAAGTTACTACAGGGATCCGTCATAGCGTCAGCGGTGTTAAAATTGTCGTTACTTACCTAAATCATGGATTCTGAAACCGAATATAatggccaaactcttacaagtcatttactttttgagttattttaaaattgaaaacatctCGAACcttggaatacgcctaaagataGGCaagtttctaaggaaattttacattcctaacagtaattcgttaaagttgcctaattgaacattcttttggaatttttgactacggaatcgtttttggcgatgccatttttagcaaGAAtgacattttccttgctcatatcgtttgcacaacttatgtgagaatcttcggtagtatcatccttaacaattgaaatcgttgtttcaaaaagttgttaaatttacgcatgaagtaaatgcaattttcgcaatcatcttaattttcattagctcatgaatataagaaaaagaagcgcaattcatgctttggaaatgtttcatcaataaatgatgacacgaactttttacgagatgagtcattccgattaTCATTGATCAGAatacggattacggtaccgaatCCGAATTACGGTATTtatgcccaagtaaccactagcccgctaattcgcctttttagGCTTATAGGCCTGATATACGGCAAATGTATGGCTTGTCAGCTCTGTAATAGCCCTATATTAGCAtggagggcgaattaaagtgctattagGTTACTTGGGTGTATCCATACCTTGAAATTATAGTAATGGGAAAATCTTGTTGAGCTCCTACGCTGGGTGGGACGAAATCCGGTTTTTGAATTCCGTACGACGTTGGTCTTGAATAATTTAACCCTATCGTTCCATATCCACAGCAAGAAATTTGTTCAATTCCGAGACAATTCTAACCTGTCCTATAATAGAAAAATCCCCTATACTTCACATATAGATATGCTTTGAAATTCGGTTGTTGTACCCATTTAGTCATTCAATTGTTGGCGGTTTTTACTATGTGAGATTTACAAATGTGTAGTAAACTTGATATCTAATCGATCGATTTGTCCATTTATCAGTAgcgttcaaaagattttataACAATGGCCTGCGGCTCATTAGTTTATAACCGGTTTAGCTGTGCGTACAACAGCTGTGCGAAATGTGGCCCGCATGGCTCGTTCCGCTGGTTCTGTTGAGCAATGGAACACTTCCGGTGGGGAAGTTTAATCCTCAAAGTGGAAACAGCAGCCGGGAGTCACAAAATGTGGAACATCACAGTATCGACGAAGTGCTGCTGCTGAATCGTCACTTTGTAGACTTTCTTGCAGGCATCGATGACCAAGCAGCAGAAGATTCGGCCGAACCACAATGTGCGATGATAATGCGGCAACTAGCCTTGGCCTACATGGACCGGGAGCGTCTCGGATTGGAATGTGAGTATCGAATTGGTGGAAAGTGTGGATCATGAACTTCATGAAATCACCTCCCAACAGGGTTTGATTCATGGGGAAAGATTCCTTCGGGGATGTATCATCTAAATGGATATGCACTGGGAAACGTCGATCAATGCAGGGATATCGCCGAAATACGGATGCAGCACTGTACTTTCGTAGGAGCGTTTCCAAGTGATCTGGAACTACTGATTTCCGGATTATGTGTTCCACAATCGTGTGGACCAGATTTTGTGCAGATGTTGTACGGAGCTTTCTTGAGCACGCAGAGTGTCGCGTTGGTGCCGATGATTAAGCAGGAACTACTTTGCATCAGAGATGAGGAAATTCAGTATGATGGAGCGTTTATAACTGCAATGTACGTATTCTATCGATCGCTCAAAGTTTTATCGATAGCAATTCTAACCCGCTTATTGGTCTATTCTTTCAGTGCGGTATGCTCCATAATCGGACTTTGTGTAGTCGGCAGTACGCTGTATGAGTTTATTGCAGAGACACTACAGCGTGACATCAATACGTTGTACAGTTCGTTTTCCTTGCTGGGGAACGTTCGAAGTATTTTGCATCTGGTTCCACGAACTAAGGGTTCTGAAATGATCGAGTGTGCGCATGGCATCCGGGCCTTGTCCATGATCTGGATTATTGTAGTTCACGTCCACGAGTTTCTGCTCGTTTTTATGTGGAAGAACAATCCTACGTTGTGGAAATACCTCGGGACGTTTGTACCTTCAGTTTTTCAGTTCACGGGCTATCTTGCGGTAGATACATTTCTAGTACTCAGTGGAATGTTGACAGCGATGAGTATGCTGCGAGAGTTGGACAAAAAAAGGAAAGATCAACCCGTTGAAGTTGTATTTCCATCGCTATATCCGAGTCACAGCTCCATTCGCCGCCATGATACTGTTTGTCGTATCATTCGCAGGATACATGGGCGAAGGCGTACTATGGAAGGTCCATATGGACGGTTTCAAGCAGTCTTGCGTAACAAACTGGTGGGCTGCTCTACTTCACGTTCAGAACTACGTTTGCTAAAAACGATATGGTGAGTTGACTGCTTGTATTACATAAGATCTTGAAACttaattcaatcaaacttttcaGTGTTTGATATGGACTTGGTATCTTTCCGTGGATATGCAGCTGTATATCATTGCCCGGCCCTTATCTATCCATTGTGGAAATACGGAAAGCGAGTTCTAATCGTCATCGCAGGTCTCGCTGTACTTTCGATGGCTTGCGTTTTGGCCACATTCCTGTACAATGGATTCCGGCTGAGCGTATTTGTTCCCGTCATTGACATTCGGAGGTACGCCCTAACGTACTATTCGACACATGCACGCATGGCCGTTTGGTTGTGGGGTCTTGGCTTCGGATATATCCTTCACAGAACAAGGGAAACCGGAGTGAACTTATCGAAACGTCATTGGACGGCTGGCTGGGCGACTTGTTTCACTCTGCTTGGGCTGATCCTTTTCTCCCATTACCAGATCTACACTACCGATGTTGCGGAATTTTCCCACGTGATAGATGCCTTTTATGAACCATTGTCCCGGTCGGTTTTCAGCCTATGCGTGATGTGGATAATTTTAGCATGTGTGAACGGCAAAGGTGGTCTTTTGGATGAGTTTCTTGGAGCGCCCGCTTGGCAACCGCTATCTCGGCTATCGTTTACCATGTATCTCCTTCACGTTTTGCTACTGATGATGGCCTCGGTGGCACCGGATAAAACGGGTAGCTATTTCAGTGTGATGAATTTATTCTACTGGATCTGGGGAACGATTGGACTGACGACCAGTGTAACACTGCTGTGGAGCGCCGTATTTGAGCTGCCATTTGTGACGCTTTCCAAGTTACTTCTCAGGAATTGATATCCATCAATGTAGAATCAAGAAAGTAGTTAAATTTTGTAAAAGTGATTTTCTCGTTTTGATGGTAATATAAAACGTACGTAAATATATGTGTATTTTTGAATCTTACACAGCTTTGAAATTGTTAGACAAGGTCAACATTATGACAcagataaaataaaacaaagtgTAATGCAGTTATAGAAATAATTGAAGCAATTGTCAACAATATATTACTTATTTTCGAGGTAACGGAAGTAAGAAGCTCAGAAAGACCATTCCCCTTGGTGTATCAAGTACCACCCTCGAGTCAGTAGAACGacttatttcgattttttttcaccccGGTTCATAAAATATGCGCATTATACTCTTTATCTGGATACGTGGAAGACTATAGTTTAACGTTGTCGCTTCACGCGTGGAGATAGAGTGCCCTG is a genomic window containing:
- the LOC5571321 gene encoding nose resistant to fluoxetine protein 6, which translates into the protein MWPAWLVPLVLLSNGTLPVGKFNPQSGNSSRESQNVEHHSIDEVLLLNRHFVDFLAGIDDQAAEDSAEPQCAMIMRQLALAYMDRERLGLEWFDSWGKIPSGMYHLNGYALGNVDQCRDIAEIRMQHCTFVGAFPSDLELLISGLCVPQSCGPDFVQMLYGAFLSTQSVALVPMIKQELLCIRDEEIQYDGAFITAIAVCSIIGLCVVGSTLYEFIAETLQRDINTLYSSFSLLGNVRSILHLVPRTKGSEMIECAHGIRALSMIWIIVVHVHEFLLVFMWKNNPTLWKYLGTFVPSVFQFTGYLAVDTFLVLSGMLTAMSMLRELDKKRKDQPVEVVFPSLYPSHSSIRRHDTVCRIIRRIHGRRRTMEGPYGRFQAVLRNKLVGCSTSRSELRLLKTICV